A region of Astyanax mexicanus isolate ESR-SI-001 chromosome 23, AstMex3_surface, whole genome shotgun sequence DNA encodes the following proteins:
- the lrrc4cb gene encoding leucine-rich repeat-containing protein 4C produces the protein MLNKMTSYHPHQMMRGPRWKGVWFDPFILLLLALQLLVVAGLVRAQTCPSVCSCSNQFSKVICTRRGLREVPDGISTNTRYLNLQDNLIQVIKVDSFKHLRHLEILQLSKNHIRNIEIGAFNGLTNLNTLELFDNRLTTIPNGAFEYLSKLKELWLRNNPIESIPSYAFNRLPSLRRLDLGELKRLSYVSDGAFEGLGNLRYLNLGMCNLKEVPNIQPLVRLDELEMSGNQLTVIRPGSFKGLVHLHKLWMMHAQVQIIERNSFDDLQSLGELNLAHNNLTFVPHDLFTPLRHLQRVHLHHNPWNCNCDILWLSWWLRETVPTNTSCCARCYSPPSLKGRYIGELDQSYFQCYAPVIVESPADLNATEGTAVELKCRTNSLTSVSWLTPNGSVLTHGASKGRVTVQNDGTLNFTSVTMQDMGTYTCKVSNMLGNVSASVLLNVTSVDNSGFSYFTTVTVETIESPIDGDGRTPVQPSFGWVSSSTTRGTPISTEKAYTVPVTDIDVEGALNGLEEVMKTTKIIIGCFVAITLMAAVMLIIFYKMRKQHHQQDHDGPSRAIEIINVDDELAGMPAMESHLTLPPLEHEHYNHYNSYKSAYNHASTLSSLHSSAHEPLLIQASSKDNVQETQI, from the coding sequence ATGTTGAACAAGATGACCTCTTACCATCCGCACCAGATGATGAGAGGTCCTAGATGGAAGGGGGTTTGGTTCGACCCCTTCATCCTGCTGCTCTTGGCTCTGCAGTTGCTGGTGGTGGCCGGACTGGTCCGGGCCCAGACCTGTCCCTCTGTCTGTTCCTGCAGCAACCAGTTCAGCAAGGTAATCTGCACCCGCAGAGGACTGAGGGAGGTCCCTGACGGCATCTCCACCAACACCCGCTACCTGAACCTTCAGGACAATCTCATCCAGGTCATCAAAGTGGACAGCTTCAAGCATCTACGGCACTTGGAGATCCTCCAGCTCAGCAAAAACCACATCCGCAACATTGAGATCGGCGCCTTCAACGGCCTGACCAACCTCAACACCCTCGAGCTCTTCGACAATCGCCTCACCACCATCCCGAATGGAGCTTTCGAGTATCTCTCCAAGCTCAAAGAGCTGTGGCTTCGAAATAACCCCATCGAGAGCATCCCGTCCTACGCCTTCAACCGCCTGCCCTCGCTGCGTAGGCTGGACCTGGGCGAGCTGAAGCGTCTCTCCTACGTCTCTGACGGAGCTTTCGAGGGCTTGGGGAACCTTCGGTACCTGAACCTGGGAATGTGTAACCTCAAGGAGGTGCCCAACATCCAGCCCTTGGTTCGCTTGGACGAGCTGGAGATGTCAGGGAACCAGCTGACGGTGATTCGGCCCGGTTCCTTCAAGGGTCTCGTCCACCTCCATAAGCTGTGGATGATGCACGCCCAGGTTCAGATCATCGAGCGGAACTCTTTCGATGACCTGCAGTCATTGGGTGAGCTTAATCTGGCTCACAACAACCTCACCTTTGTGCCCCATGACCTTTTTACCCCTTTGCGCCATCTGCAGAGGGTGCATCTACACCACAATCCCTGGAACTGCAACTGTGACATCCTGTGGTTAAGCTGGTGGCTTAGGGAGACCGTGCCGACCAACACCAGCTGCTGCGCCCGCTGTTACTCCCCTCCGAGCCTTAAGGGGCGCTACATCGGCGAGCTGGACCAGAGCTACTTTCAGTGTTATGCACCAGTTATCGTTGAGTCTCCCGCGGACCTCAATGCGACCGAGGGAACGGCAGTGGAGCTTAAATGTCGGACAAATTCGCTGACCTCCGTCAGCTGGCTAACACCAAATGGCTCCGTTTTGACGCACGGGGCATCCAAAGGGCGCGTCACCGTCCAGAACGACGGGACCTTGAACTTCACCAGTGTCACCATGCAGGACATGGGAACCTACACCTGCAAGGTCAGCAACATGCTGGGAAACGTCTCGGCTTCCGTCCTGCTCAACGTGACCTCCGTAGACAACAGCGGGTTCAGTTACTTCACCACCGTCACTGTTGAGACAATAGAGTCCCCGATCGACGGGGACGGCAGAACCCCCGTACAGCCGTCCTTCGGCTGGGTGTCGTCCTCCACGACGCGGGGGACACCCATCTCCACCGAGAAGGCCTACACCGTCCCCGTGACGGACATAGACGTGGAGGGAGCGCTCAACGGCCTGGAGGAAGTCATGAAGACCACCAAGATCATCATCGGCTGCTTCGTGGCCATCACGCTCATGGCCGCTGTCATGCTCATCATCTTCTACAAGATGCGAAAGCAGCACCACCAGCAGGACCACGACGGACCCTCTCGCGCCATCGAGATCATCAACGTGGACGACGAGCTGGCGGGGATGCCGGCGATGGAGAGCCACCTGACCCTTCCCCCGCTGGAGCACGAGCACTACAACCACTACAACTCCTACAAGAGCGCCTACAACCACGCCTCCACCCTCAGCTCGCTGCACAGCTCCGCCCACGAACCTTTACTAATCCAAGCAAGCTCAAAAGACAACGTGCAGGAGACACAAATCTGA